The following are from one region of the Cloacibacterium sp. TD35 genome:
- a CDS encoding 2TM domain-containing protein yields MKLEVIKKTALNLLYINIIVSLFIFLIDGGEKTFERYSVTFLISGMYTFFIGLGNGFLNDYLDSKFSWTEETRKRTIAAIVGTLVMNIALVYFCNYLNFIIIQGKNPEKFFNGEMNFINWFFINFAIMISAIGHVRGFMAAWKNSTKKEVVEQKIIAKSANAQFESLKNQLDPHFLFNSLNVLDSLIEENPVQAQRFTNSMSKIYRYVLEQKDKELVSVEEEIDFAKMYCELLKTRFEDAVTFEFNISEEDKKGFVVPLSLQLLLENSIKHNFATSSKPLNINIFTEKGNLIIENNLQTRELPNKSTGVGLANIVSRYNLLTERNVFVEKSETFFRVKLPILTEKLNSMNPYTPSQEQLAFEKAAKRVEELKGFYGNLISYCIFIPFLIFINFQTSPKYNWFWWPMLGWGIGVISHGIKTFGIGTDWEERQIKKYMEKEEENARKWK; encoded by the coding sequence ATGAAACTCGAGGTAATCAAAAAAACGGCGCTTAACCTACTCTACATCAATATTATAGTAAGTCTTTTTATCTTCTTAATTGATGGTGGAGAAAAAACCTTCGAAAGGTACTCTGTTACTTTCCTTATTTCTGGAATGTATACGTTTTTCATAGGTTTAGGAAACGGTTTTTTAAACGATTATCTAGATTCTAAATTCTCGTGGACAGAGGAAACGCGCAAAAGAACCATCGCTGCTATTGTAGGAACTTTGGTGATGAACATTGCGCTGGTTTATTTTTGTAATTATTTGAATTTCATTATTATACAAGGCAAAAATCCAGAAAAATTCTTCAACGGTGAGATGAACTTCATCAATTGGTTTTTTATCAATTTTGCGATTATGATTTCGGCAATTGGTCACGTTCGAGGTTTTATGGCCGCTTGGAAAAACTCTACCAAAAAAGAAGTAGTAGAACAAAAAATCATCGCCAAATCTGCCAATGCACAATTCGAAAGTTTAAAAAATCAATTAGACCCGCATTTTTTATTCAATTCCCTGAATGTTTTAGACTCTTTGATTGAGGAAAATCCTGTTCAAGCGCAACGTTTTACCAATTCTATGTCGAAGATTTATCGCTATGTTTTGGAACAAAAAGACAAGGAACTGGTTTCGGTGGAAGAAGAAATAGACTTTGCCAAAATGTATTGCGAACTGCTGAAAACCAGATTTGAAGACGCAGTAACCTTTGAATTCAACATTTCAGAGGAAGACAAAAAAGGTTTTGTAGTGCCACTTTCTTTGCAACTTTTGCTCGAAAATTCTATTAAACACAATTTTGCTACCTCATCTAAACCATTGAATATCAACATATTTACAGAAAAAGGAAACCTTATCATCGAAAATAATTTGCAAACCAGAGAATTGCCGAATAAATCTACAGGCGTAGGTTTAGCGAACATTGTTTCGAGATATAATTTATTAACCGAAAGGAATGTCTTTGTAGAAAAATCAGAAACTTTCTTTCGCGTGAAACTCCCTATTTTAACAGAAAAATTGAACTCCATGAATCCATATACTCCATCACAAGAACAATTGGCTTTCGAAAAAGCCGCAAAACGAGTAGAAGAACTCAAAGGTTTCTACGGAAACTTAATTTCTTACTGCATCTTTATCCCATTCTTAATTTTTATTAATTTCCAAACTTCACCTAAATATAATTGGTTTTGGTGGCCGATGTTAGGCTGGGGAATTGGCGTAATTTCTCACGGAATTAAGACTTTCGGTATCGGAACAGATTGGGAAGAACGCCAAATCAAAAAATACATGGAAAAAGAAGAAGAAAACGCTAGAAAATGGAAATAA
- a CDS encoding DinB family protein has translation MDTLSQLRQELEQEYQTTKKFFERFPEGKNDYAPHEKSMKMMPLSAHIAEVFGWPDFIVKTSVLDFAAGDYQPTFLETREQLLQKLEEDYQKSKATLHEISEDKLNERWQMKMGEQVLADWDKYGAIRHSLNQATHHRAQLGVYYRLLDIPVPGSYGPSADEQEM, from the coding sequence ATGGACACCTTATCACAACTTAGACAAGAACTCGAACAAGAGTATCAAACCACTAAAAAGTTTTTCGAAAGATTTCCTGAAGGGAAAAATGATTATGCGCCGCATGAAAAAAGCATGAAGATGATGCCTCTTTCAGCACACATTGCCGAAGTTTTCGGTTGGCCAGATTTCATTGTCAAAACTTCTGTTTTAGATTTTGCAGCAGGAGATTATCAACCTACTTTTCTAGAAACTAGAGAGCAGCTTTTACAAAAATTAGAAGAAGATTATCAAAAAAGCAAAGCTACACTTCATGAAATTTCAGAAGACAAACTGAATGAAAGATGGCAAATGAAAATGGGCGAACAAGTTCTCGCAGATTGGGATAAATACGGAGCAATTCGTCATTCATTAAATCAAGCTACGCATCACAGAGCTCAATTGGGCGTTTATTATCGATTATTAGATATCCCAGTTCCTGGAAGTTATGGACCTTCTGCTGACGAGCAAGAAATGTAA
- a CDS encoding 2TM domain-containing protein — MEPVNDKNIQYERARKRVKEIKGFYIHALVYVLVNLFLILAKSIKYDSFETFFQQNQFWGIGLWGIGLFAHGLSVFLPNFILGKNWEEKKIRELMERNRNLKV; from the coding sequence ATGGAACCTGTAAACGATAAAAATATTCAATACGAAAGAGCCAGAAAAAGAGTGAAAGAGATTAAAGGTTTCTATATTCACGCTTTGGTTTATGTTTTGGTCAACTTGTTTTTAATTCTCGCGAAATCCATTAAATACGATTCTTTTGAAACGTTTTTCCAGCAAAATCAATTCTGGGGAATTGGACTTTGGGGAATTGGACTTTTTGCGCATGGTTTATCCGTTTTCTTACCTAATTTTATCCTCGGAAAAAACTGGGAAGAAAAGAAAATCCGTGAATTGATGGAAAGAAATAGAAATTTGAAAGTATGA
- a CDS encoding 2TM domain-containing protein: MEITMENQDKFNEIAYKKAQKRVKDIRTYYYMVLGYLAVGYIIISRNYDGNLLNISRNYSVWMVILWGIFLLGYGIYLFTAYFRNWEERKTKELMEKYKQKN, encoded by the coding sequence ATGGAAATAACTATGGAAAATCAAGATAAATTCAACGAAATTGCTTACAAAAAAGCACAAAAAAGAGTAAAAGATATCAGAACGTATTATTACATGGTTTTGGGATATTTAGCGGTAGGTTATATCATTATTAGCCGAAATTATGACGGAAATCTTCTTAATATTTCTAGAAATTACAGCGTTTGGATGGTGATCTTATGGGGAATTTTTCTTTTGGGTTACGGAATTTATTTATTCACGGCTTATTTCAGAAATTGGGAAGAAAGAAAAACCAAAGAATTAATGGAGAAATACAAACAAAAAAATTAA
- a CDS encoding DUF6051 family protein, which yields MNYNELYEILKENFEKEGNFKIIEDLNVTIETIHFHSKKADLLNGSFSTTSCEKHQTQFKESNQNKILYGFSSIDVKDFDIERNKHFDYYILKRADVEIAEGTLIFFHGLNEKKWDKYLPWAYELAQKTKKVIILFPIAFHMNRAEEIWSDRRTMVEVAKFRKKNYPENTNCSFVNAAISSRLEAHPQRIFWSGFQTYSDVIQVVKDIRNQKIKSISPETSIDLFGYSIGSFLSMILKMADPEGIFENSKLFCFCGGMTIDRMFPISKYIMDARAAIKMQTVFAELLSSDFQSDERLGHFQDEKLHPQESWFKMMLRYNYFQKEREERIKKLHHQIKLYVLEKDEVAPPMEALNTLQGGYRNIKTEIEIQDFPYEYSHMVPFPLTNKIQKEVTEAFQHFINSASAFYNG from the coding sequence ATGAATTACAATGAACTCTATGAAATTTTAAAAGAAAACTTTGAAAAAGAAGGAAATTTCAAAATAATTGAAGACTTAAATGTAACGATAGAAACCATTCATTTTCATTCTAAAAAAGCAGATTTACTGAACGGTTCTTTTTCTACCACATCCTGCGAAAAACACCAAACACAATTCAAGGAAAGTAATCAAAATAAAATACTTTACGGGTTTTCCAGCATTGATGTGAAAGATTTTGACATCGAAAGAAATAAGCATTTTGACTATTATATTCTCAAAAGAGCAGATGTAGAAATCGCCGAAGGCACCCTCATTTTTTTCCATGGATTGAACGAGAAAAAGTGGGATAAATATTTACCTTGGGCTTATGAATTGGCTCAAAAAACCAAAAAAGTCATCATTCTTTTTCCGATTGCTTTTCACATGAACAGAGCCGAAGAAATCTGGAGTGACAGACGCACAATGGTAGAAGTAGCAAAGTTCAGAAAGAAAAATTATCCCGAAAATACCAATTGCTCTTTTGTAAATGCTGCAATAAGTTCTCGTTTAGAAGCGCATCCTCAGAGAATTTTTTGGTCTGGTTTTCAGACGTATTCAGATGTAATACAAGTGGTTAAAGATATTAGAAATCAGAAGATTAAAAGCATTTCTCCAGAAACCTCTATTGATTTATTTGGATATTCTATTGGTTCATTTTTATCGATGATTCTAAAAATGGCAGATCCAGAAGGAATTTTTGAAAATTCAAAACTTTTTTGCTTCTGTGGTGGAATGACGATTGATAGAATGTTCCCAATTTCTAAATACATTATGGATGCAAGAGCAGCTATAAAAATGCAAACAGTTTTTGCAGAATTATTGAGTTCTGATTTCCAGTCAGATGAAAGATTAGGTCATTTTCAGGACGAGAAATTACATCCGCAGGAAAGTTGGTTCAAAATGATGTTGAGGTATAATTATTTCCAAAAAGAAAGGGAAGAAAGAATTAAAAAATTGCATCATCAAATCAAACTCTATGTTCTTGAAAAAGATGAAGTTGCACCACCAATGGAAGCACTCAATACTTTGCAAGGCGGTTACAGAAATATAAAAACTGAGATAGAAATTCAGGATTTTCCTTATGAATATTCGCACATGGTTCCTTTTCCTTTAACCAATAAAATTCAGAAAGAGGTTACGGAAGCTTTTCAGCATTTTATCAATTCTGCGAGTGCGTTTTATAATGGTTGA
- a CDS encoding LytR/AlgR family response regulator transcription factor: MKVVIIEDEKPAARKLERLLSNFTDLQMVATLHSVEDAVDWFSKNEHPKLIFSDIVLGDGLSFDIFEKIPTNSFIIYTTAFDQYTLKAFKLNSIDYLLKPISEEDLAKSIEKFKSFLPSEETHNALEMKYLIKEDQPKLSRILVKIGYNLKVIKTEEICCFYSENKIVYAQTLERSFPTDFTLDELEEVLDEKSFFRVNRQFIISSDCIKNIHTSPNYKVELQAQPAEEITVSRERVKDFKDWLVK; this comes from the coding sequence ATGAAAGTAGTAATTATAGAAGACGAAAAACCAGCCGCTAGAAAACTAGAAAGATTATTGAGTAATTTCACTGATTTACAAATGGTTGCAACACTCCATTCTGTGGAAGATGCTGTAGATTGGTTCAGTAAAAACGAACATCCTAAACTCATATTTTCAGATATTGTTTTGGGAGATGGTTTGTCTTTTGATATTTTTGAAAAAATTCCTACCAACAGTTTCATTATTTACACGACTGCTTTTGATCAATATACTTTAAAAGCCTTCAAACTCAATTCCATAGATTATCTTCTCAAGCCCATCTCAGAGGAAGATTTAGCCAAATCGATTGAAAAATTCAAAAGTTTTTTGCCTTCCGAAGAAACACACAATGCTTTGGAAATGAAATATTTAATCAAAGAAGATCAACCGAAATTATCTAGAATTTTGGTGAAAATTGGTTATAATTTGAAGGTCATCAAAACTGAAGAAATTTGCTGTTTCTATTCCGAAAACAAAATTGTTTACGCACAGACTCTAGAGCGAAGTTTCCCAACAGATTTTACCTTAGATGAACTGGAAGAAGTGTTAGACGAAAAATCGTTTTTCCGGGTAAACAGACAGTTTATCATCAGTTCAGATTGCATCAAAAACATTCATACTTCACCGAATTACAAAGTAGAATTGCAAGCGCAACCTGCCGAGGAAATTACAGTGAGTAGAGAACGTGTGAAAGATTTTAAAGATTGGTTGGTAAAATAA
- a CDS encoding AraC family transcriptional regulator encodes MENKANIQIKEMPEMQIASVLSIGVQNIGNAYNTLISWAISKNIFPRENVKMITVYHDSFKVTAPNKVRIHAGMLLEEAIKNEGEVFLEILPKGKYIVSRQEITLPEFETAWNALFLWMNENGHQFRKECPYKIYHNDYREHPQKKCLVDFCIPIL; translated from the coding sequence ATGGAAAACAAAGCCAATATCCAAATAAAAGAAATGCCAGAAATGCAGATTGCATCAGTATTAAGCATAGGTGTGCAGAATATAGGAAACGCTTACAACACACTTATTTCTTGGGCTATTTCTAAAAATATTTTCCCTAGAGAAAATGTGAAAATGATTACCGTTTATCACGATAGTTTCAAAGTTACTGCTCCCAATAAAGTGAGAATTCATGCAGGAATGTTGCTAGAAGAAGCCATCAAAAATGAAGGCGAAGTTTTCCTAGAAATTTTGCCAAAAGGGAAATATATCGTTTCACGACAAGAAATTACGCTCCCCGAATTCGAAACTGCCTGGAACGCACTTTTCCTTTGGATGAACGAAAACGGGCATCAGTTTAGAAAAGAATGTCCTTATAAAATTTACCATAATGATTACCGAGAACACCCTCAGAAAAAGTGTTTGGTAGATTTTTGTATTCCTATTTTGTAA
- a CDS encoding 2TM domain-containing protein — METYKTTQEQKLENARKHVKRIKGFYTHTLVFVLVNVFIIFSNAIVDGKGFNDIDNYYTAFFWGFGLLAHGLSVFGGELFLGRNWEERKIQEILNEK; from the coding sequence ATGGAAACGTACAAAACAACACAAGAACAGAAACTAGAAAACGCTAGAAAGCACGTAAAAAGAATCAAAGGTTTTTACACGCACACTTTGGTTTTCGTATTGGTAAACGTATTTATTATTTTCTCTAATGCAATTGTAGACGGAAAAGGTTTTAATGATATTGATAATTATTACACGGCTTTTTTCTGGGGTTTCGGCTTATTGGCTCATGGTTTATCGGTTTTTGGTGGTGAGCTGTTTTTAGGCAGAAACTGGGAAGAAAGAAAAATCCAAGAAATTTTAAACGAAAAATAA
- the mnmA gene encoding tRNA 2-thiouridine(34) synthase MnmA, translated as MKIVVGLSGGVDSSVAAYLLQKQGHEVIGLFMRNWNDASVTLEDECPWIEDSNDALLVAKKLGIPFQVIDMSELYKERIVDYMFSEYEKGRTPNPDVLCNREVKFDVFLETALSLGADKVATGHYARLDSFTNENGEEVYQLLAGKDNNKDQSYFLCQLNQKQLSKALFPIGELTKPEVREIAREMELATADKKDSQGLCFIGKVSLPTFLQQQLKAKEGEIVEIFSDFAEYHKEKPEFSSKLEELEYLSAKIHYKKSDGKVIGKHQGAQFYTIGQSKGLGIGGHKESCFLISRDMKNNLVYVGEGRNFPGLFRKALKIDNSELHWVREDLRLKNGESMEVMARIRYRQPLEKATLYQFEEGFFIEFENPQSAIAEGQFAAWYVGEELLGSGVIS; from the coding sequence ATGAAAATAGTAGTCGGTTTATCAGGAGGTGTAGACTCCAGTGTTGCAGCGTATTTGTTGCAGAAACAAGGTCACGAAGTCATCGGACTTTTTATGAGAAATTGGAATGATGCTTCGGTAACTTTAGAAGATGAATGTCCTTGGATTGAAGACAGTAATGATGCCCTTTTAGTGGCCAAAAAACTAGGAATTCCGTTCCAAGTGATTGATATGAGCGAACTCTACAAAGAACGCATTGTAGATTATATGTTTTCCGAATATGAAAAGGGTAGAACACCCAATCCTGATGTTCTGTGTAACCGAGAAGTAAAATTCGATGTTTTTCTAGAAACAGCACTTTCATTAGGTGCAGATAAAGTAGCAACAGGACATTACGCCAGATTAGATTCTTTTACCAATGAAAATGGGGAAGAAGTGTATCAACTTTTGGCAGGGAAAGATAATAACAAAGACCAAAGTTATTTCTTGTGTCAATTGAATCAAAAACAGCTTTCTAAAGCGCTTTTCCCAATTGGTGAACTCACTAAGCCAGAAGTAAGAGAAATTGCCAGAGAAATGGAATTGGCAACTGCGGATAAAAAAGATTCTCAAGGTCTTTGTTTCATCGGGAAAGTAAGTTTGCCTACTTTTCTTCAGCAACAATTAAAAGCCAAAGAAGGTGAAATTGTTGAAATTTTCAGTGATTTTGCTGAATATCACAAAGAAAAACCTGAATTTTCTTCAAAATTAGAAGAGTTAGAATATTTGTCTGCAAAAATCCATTACAAAAAATCAGACGGAAAAGTGATTGGTAAACATCAAGGTGCACAATTTTATACGATTGGTCAAAGTAAAGGCTTGGGAATTGGTGGTCATAAGGAGTCTTGTTTCCTCATTTCCAGAGATATGAAAAATAATTTGGTGTATGTAGGGGAAGGAAGAAATTTCCCAGGATTATTTAGAAAAGCTTTGAAAATTGATAATTCAGAATTGCATTGGGTTCGTGAAGATTTACGTCTTAAAAACGGAGAATCTATGGAAGTAATGGCAAGAATTAGATACAGACAGCCTCTAGAAAAAGCCACGCTTTATCAGTTTGAAGAAGGATTTTTCATAGAATTTGAAAATCCACAATCTGCTATTGCAGAAGGACAATTTGCAGCTTGGTATGTAGGGGAAGAATTGTTGGGAAGTGGAGTAATTTCTTAG
- a CDS encoding GLPGLI family protein, protein MKWYKSLSFALLFLVVLANAQSANRFFYELTFKPKKGIDSLQKTVMILDVADKKSLYRDYLTVSQDSVLKIEVEKMQKAGVFKDLSKSFQMPKFAYKITKEYPTMKVNFSERMLNSVFGYNEEPKFNWKISNDKQKIGEYEAQKATTEFGGRKWTAWFTESIPFPDGPYKFSGLPGLIVKIEDAEKNFSWLLTANKPLKEFEELSYSEKLSAQFGARNDVTIINRDKFESSFEEYKKDPFASIRAQITPEMKAMKMPGNDKTMGEMMNDQEKSIKDFYNASNNTVEIYTSEKAKK, encoded by the coding sequence ATGAAATGGTATAAATCTTTAAGCTTTGCTTTATTGTTTTTAGTAGTTCTTGCAAATGCACAGTCTGCTAATAGATTTTTTTATGAATTGACCTTTAAACCCAAAAAAGGAATAGACTCTTTACAAAAAACAGTAATGATTCTAGACGTAGCCGATAAAAAATCACTTTATAGAGATTACTTGACGGTTTCACAGGATTCTGTCCTAAAAATTGAAGTTGAAAAAATGCAAAAAGCAGGTGTGTTCAAAGATTTATCAAAATCTTTCCAAATGCCAAAATTTGCTTATAAAATCACGAAAGAATATCCTACCATGAAGGTAAACTTTAGTGAAAGAATGCTGAATTCTGTTTTTGGATATAATGAAGAGCCAAAATTCAACTGGAAAATATCTAACGATAAACAAAAAATAGGAGAATACGAAGCTCAAAAAGCAACCACAGAGTTCGGTGGTAGAAAATGGACGGCTTGGTTTACAGAATCTATTCCTTTCCCAGATGGGCCGTATAAATTCTCTGGTTTGCCAGGATTAATTGTAAAAATAGAAGATGCTGAGAAAAATTTCTCTTGGCTTTTAACAGCTAATAAACCGCTAAAAGAATTTGAAGAACTTTCTTACAGCGAAAAACTATCGGCACAATTCGGTGCGAGAAATGATGTAACGATAATCAACAGAGATAAATTTGAATCTTCTTTTGAGGAATATAAAAAAGATCCTTTTGCATCAATAAGAGCGCAAATCACTCCAGAAATGAAAGCGATGAAGATGCCTGGAAATGATAAAACGATGGGCGAAATGATGAATGATCAAGAAAAATCAATTAAAGATTTCTACAACGCAAGTAATAATACCGTAGAAATCTACACTTCAGAAAAAGCAAAAAAATAA
- the bcp gene encoding thioredoxin-dependent thiol peroxidase, with the protein MLKIGDTLPTFQLDNQDGNLVKSSDFKGKKLVVFFYPKANTPGCTAEACNLNENIEYLTKQGFTILGISADPVKNQKKFHDKFGFKYDLLADENHEVCEKFGVWQLKKFMGKEFMGIVRTTFLFDENSVCTEVIEKVETKNHAAQILK; encoded by the coding sequence ATGTTAAAAATAGGTGATACACTTCCTACGTTTCAATTGGATAATCAAGACGGAAATCTGGTAAAATCTTCAGATTTCAAAGGAAAAAAATTGGTGGTTTTCTTTTACCCGAAAGCCAATACGCCAGGTTGTACAGCAGAAGCTTGTAACCTTAATGAAAATATAGAATACTTAACGAAACAAGGTTTTACGATTTTGGGAATTTCTGCAGATCCTGTGAAAAATCAAAAGAAATTTCATGATAAATTCGGGTTTAAATATGATTTATTAGCCGATGAAAACCATGAAGTTTGTGAAAAATTCGGGGTTTGGCAACTCAAAAAATTCATGGGCAAAGAATTCATGGGAATCGTGAGAACTACCTTTTTATTTGACGAAAATTCTGTTTGTACAGAAGTCATCGAAAAAGTAGAAACCAAAAATCACGCAGCTCAGATTTTGAAGTAA
- the nth gene encoding endonuclease III yields the protein MTKKERAKIVMTELEKIYPEVPIPLNHRNAYELLVAVALSAQTTDKKVNEVTPKLFSVAPNPEKMAVLEEPEIKELIKEIGLSTTKAKNLKIMANQLLKRHNGEVPSNFEDLENLAGVGHKTASVVMSQAFGVPAFPVDTHIHRLMKQWKLTEGKNVVQTENDAKKLFPKETWNKLHLQIIFYGREYSPARGNQEKDYLTKMLFEK from the coding sequence ATGACTAAAAAAGAGCGTGCAAAAATAGTAATGACTGAGTTAGAAAAAATCTATCCCGAAGTTCCTATTCCACTGAACCATAGAAATGCTTATGAACTATTGGTTGCAGTTGCACTTTCTGCACAAACTACTGATAAAAAAGTAAACGAAGTAACTCCTAAATTGTTTTCTGTAGCTCCCAATCCAGAAAAAATGGCAGTATTGGAAGAACCAGAAATCAAGGAATTGATTAAAGAAATAGGACTTTCTACCACCAAAGCCAAAAATCTAAAAATTATGGCCAATCAGCTTCTGAAAAGACATAACGGCGAAGTTCCTTCTAATTTTGAAGATTTAGAAAATTTAGCAGGAGTAGGTCATAAAACAGCTAGTGTAGTGATGAGTCAGGCTTTTGGTGTGCCTGCATTTCCAGTGGATACTCACATTCATCGATTGATGAAACAATGGAAATTAACCGAAGGAAAAAACGTGGTTCAAACGGAAAACGACGCTAAAAAACTTTTCCCAAAAGAAACTTGGAATAAACTTCACCTTCAAATTATTTTCTACGGCAGAGAATATTCTCCAGCCAGAGGAAATCAGGAGAAAGATTACCTCACGAAAATGCTTTTTGAGAAATAA
- a CDS encoding DUF885 domain-containing protein, whose translation MRFFRTPILGIFAMMLFVISCKKTDIALPKSEANIDSIASKYYEGYLKMFPLEATMQGDNRYNDQLPNAISQDFISKEIGFYTETQKKLQTLDYESLSDKDKTVYDVLDFTLKDKIEKYAYHPELMPFNQFEGLPLDFPLLGSGDGNQPFKTTKDYDNFLKRIDAFAVWMNTAEKNFRDGMKQNVVLPKKLVVKMIPQMRGEEIISENYDKNIFYGPIKKIPANFSAADKQKYTVLYQNAIKTKIIPAYKRMGNFLEKEYLPKARNTDGINAIPNGSNIYTYLAKSWTTTNLTPEEINKIGLREVAMLRAEMEKVKTQLGFKGTLEQFLVSLKTDKKAMPYKTPEEVIGAFNGILKKIEPKLPTMFSQSPKTPFEIRRTEKFREASASAEYKPGSADGSRPGIFYTPIPDATKYNVTNGFESLFLHEAIPGHHYQVSLQQENMEIPKFMRFGWFGAYGEGWAHYTETLGPEFGLYTDPYQKMGYLSDQMLRAVRLVVDTGIHTGKMTREDAIQYYLNNISDSEEGATAAIERYMAIPGQALGYKIGSLKFLELRAKYQKELGKKFSLAKFHDEILNQGCLPLSVLERKMELWVKKQ comes from the coding sequence ATGAGATTCTTTAGAACGCCTATTTTAGGAATATTTGCAATGATGCTTTTCGTAATCAGTTGTAAAAAAACAGACATTGCTTTGCCAAAATCCGAAGCCAATATAGACAGCATTGCTTCTAAATATTATGAAGGTTACCTAAAAATGTTTCCTCTAGAAGCCACTATGCAAGGTGATAATAGATATAATGACCAATTGCCAAATGCCATCAGTCAGGATTTTATTTCTAAGGAAATTGGATTTTATACCGAAACTCAAAAAAAGTTGCAAACTCTTGATTATGAATCTCTTTCTGATAAAGATAAAACCGTTTATGATGTTTTAGATTTTACCTTAAAAGATAAGATTGAAAAGTATGCGTATCATCCAGAACTGATGCCTTTTAACCAATTTGAAGGTTTGCCATTAGATTTTCCATTGTTAGGAAGTGGAGATGGAAATCAACCGTTTAAAACGACTAAAGATTATGATAATTTCTTGAAAAGAATAGATGCTTTTGCCGTTTGGATGAATACTGCCGAAAAGAATTTCAGAGATGGAATGAAACAAAATGTGGTGCTTCCAAAAAAATTGGTGGTGAAAATGATTCCTCAAATGAGAGGTGAAGAAATTATTTCTGAAAACTATGATAAAAATATTTTCTACGGACCTATCAAAAAAATCCCAGCCAATTTTTCTGCTGCGGATAAACAAAAGTATACCGTACTTTATCAAAACGCCATCAAAACGAAAATTATTCCTGCTTATAAAAGAATGGGTAATTTTCTAGAAAAAGAATATTTGCCAAAAGCGAGAAATACAGACGGAATTAATGCCATTCCTAATGGAAGCAATATTTACACGTATCTCGCAAAATCTTGGACAACGACTAATCTTACTCCCGAAGAAATCAATAAAATTGGGTTGAGAGAAGTAGCCATGTTAAGAGCAGAAATGGAGAAAGTAAAAACTCAATTAGGTTTCAAAGGAACACTCGAACAATTCTTAGTAAGCCTAAAAACGGATAAAAAAGCAATGCCTTATAAAACGCCAGAAGAAGTAATTGGTGCTTTTAATGGGATTTTAAAGAAAATAGAACCTAAGCTTCCAACGATGTTTAGTCAATCTCCTAAAACACCGTTTGAAATCAGAAGAACCGAAAAATTTAGAGAAGCAAGTGCAAGTGCAGAATACAAACCAGGTTCTGCAGACGGAAGTAGACCGGGAATTTTTTATACACCCATTCCAGATGCTACAAAATATAATGTAACCAATGGTTTCGAATCTTTATTCCTACACGAAGCTATTCCAGGGCATCATTATCAAGTTTCGCTTCAACAAGAAAATATGGAGATTCCTAAATTCATGAGATTTGGTTGGTTCGGAGCTTATGGCGAAGGTTGGGCGCACTATACCGAAACCTTAGGTCCAGAGTTTGGTTTGTACACCGATCCTTATCAAAAAATGGGTTATTTAAGTGATCAAATGTTACGTGCAGTTCGTTTGGTAGTAGATACAGGAATTCATACAGGTAAAATGACCAGAGAAGATGCAATTCAATATTATCTGAACAATATTTCTGATTCTGAAGAAGGCGCAACTGCCGCAATTGAGCGTTATATGGCAATTCCGGGACAAGCATTAGGCTACAAAATCGGTTCGCTTAAATTTTTAGAATTAAGAGCCAAATATCAAAAAGAACTAGGTAAGAAATTCAGTTTGGCTAAATTCCATGATGAAATTCTGAACCAAGGATGTCTTCCATTATCCGTTTTAGAAAGAAAGATGGAACTTTGGGTAAAGAAACAGTAA